Below is a genomic region from Plectropomus leopardus isolate mb unplaced genomic scaffold, YSFRI_Pleo_2.0 unplaced_scaffold18332, whole genome shotgun sequence.
TCCtcaattaaaaagcaaataGAAGAAAAGGGCATTGACCCCCAGCTCAGCACACAACACTCACCATGATTATTCCAGCGAAGGACGAGAGGATCATGGCCTCCCGCTCTAAGCGATTCGGGTACTGGGCACCTCCTGCACCGCTTGTTGCTCCGCTGTGGTAACGAgagcttcatttaaaaaaaacaaaaatggagtATTTCTACCTTGGATGAGAGCTGAACTGTTTATCAGTCacttttagctcattgttttaACCTTTGATTCATCGGCCAATTATGTACTAACACACATATGTGCCCCTGTTGGTGGTTACTGATGGCGTAATGTCATCTCATTTCCTTGGTTAAAAATTTAAGCCCCTCCCCTTGTGGCTCCATTTTAAGGGCCGTTACTCAGCGGAGGGCACTCCAAATCTAGGCGAAGGGCCAAGGTGGAGAACTGAGAGCGGGCCTTTGAGTATTTCAAGACTTCAAGTGACTCGAGAACATGTCacgtttgtaaaaaaaacaaacataaaaacactttattttgaattttagtgAATTTCAACTTGTATTTTGAAGTGCCgtttctgtttattattattggattatattttttatttctttgtgctcAAATCCAACATGTTTCCGTTttgagaaaaaacactgaatatgaGGTTTTTTATCTGATGTGTGGACACTGAACTAACGACTCCGGAAACATCTGCACCCGTAGATCAACCATTTCTGAAAAGGGTCATTCTccaaaatgtgtacttttacttttggtgctGTAATTTTGATGCCAACATCTGTGTACTTTAGACTTTGTCTTGTAACTGAGTATTTCTGCATTGtggtattactacttttactgaagttaaAGATcagagtacttcttccaccactgttacAGCTTACATGATGTCTCTGTCGAGGACGTCCcgtccctcctctctgtccaaCCACCACAGGGCAACGCTGATGGCCAGATCATAGTGAGCCTGTGACGTGCACACGAATAAAATACATATCAAGGCCACACCCGTGTATTTGttgcatattttgtgtttgttttttgtttcagataaAGACAACCTGTCATGTCTTTACCAGGTCATCCAGCATGGTGGACGTCCCCTTCCCCTTTGGATCAAAAGCGTTTTCTCTGAGTTTCTGCCCGATGTAATCTCCACTGTTtacgtcagaaaaaaaaaccatcagtcggcattttaaaatgtttttaaaaacctctGAGCGTCTGATTTTCACTCACATGAGCGCCTCAACATCTCTCTTCAGCTGCCGCGCCCCCATTTtctaagtgattttttttttttttttaaattggtgcccctgaaaaaacaagaaaacatctCAATATGTTCAATATTATGTCATCGCCACACGGTCTTTAACaacaaattcaaggactttccaGCCCTGATTTCCTCAAATGAAAGTACCCACCAAGGCTCGGTTTGAGAAACAGATCAAGGTTAAATACTGTTACGTTTTCTGTTGAGACCTTGCGGGCTTTACAGAGGCAAAGCCTTGATTTTTCCCTCAAATTCACAAATCTTTAAGGATTTCAAGGACCTGTTGAAACCCTGAAAGTGAAATGGACATGCAGTCAAAACAATGGATGTGCAGGTCGCTGGGAGGGCTAGCTTTCACACTGACCAAAAtaattaaagggttaatttcatgTTGCAACAGTCAGATAATGAAGCGGACACCCTGCTGGTCCCACACACAGAGCTACCAACAAGAGCAGCGAGACAACTGTCCAATAACTCTGGTCCaccttaaaaatacattttctgtaactgaacaatttcaaggactttcaaggACAATTTTCCTGAAATTCAAGTACCCAGCATTGAGATAAACTCAAAgtcacatcaaaatattttaacaatgcTGTGAATTTTCATAGTGAGAACTCGCAGGTTTTACCGACATTAtggccttgatttttttttttttttttttaaggagccTGTTTGCTAACgttaagaaaacaacaaaatcaaaagaaccttaatttttatttttgtttgaaacgTATCATTTCAAGCACTTTCAGAGACCTATATCTATTCATGCATAATTCTAAAAATCTTCAAGGCCTTGATTTTTTCCCTCAAATTCTTTTAAGGAcctgtaggaaccctgtaagtaaagttaaaataaaatagaattaatacaattattttaataaatgttattattattaaagtgcaagtatgggaggaac
It encodes:
- the LOC121965044 gene encoding uncharacterized protein C2orf80-like encodes the protein MGARQLKRDVEALIGDYIGQKLRENAFDPKGKGTSTMLDDLAHYDLAISVALWWLDREEGRDVLDRDIIGATSGAGGAQYPNRLEREAMILSSFAGIIMVSVVC